In Streptomyces sp. NBC_01381, a genomic segment contains:
- the mtnA gene encoding S-methyl-5-thioribose-1-phosphate isomerase has product MTSQDLRAVTWTAAAEGGAVPSLSLIDQTALPHALNRLDVTTVDELIDAIVRLVVRGAPAIGAAGGYGVALAMAQGEREGWDRARLDAEVARVRAARPTAVNLMVCVDRVAPLIDAGLPAVLAEADAIVREDLEANHAMGAFGADWLLKRVPAAAERPLRILTHCNTGALATAGWGTALGVIRELHGRARLETVYADETRPLLQGARLTAWELVQEGIPHFVQADGAAAGTILRGEVDAAIVGADRIAANGDTANKVGTVGIALACAHAGIPFVVAAPTTTVDLATATGSDIHIELRGEDEVLEWAGVRTAPAGSRGHNPAFDVTPGSLVTALVTERGVREVSAGELPVGGLS; this is encoded by the coding sequence ATGACCAGCCAGGATCTGCGCGCCGTCACGTGGACGGCGGCCGCGGAGGGCGGCGCTGTCCCGTCCCTCTCGCTCATCGACCAGACCGCGCTGCCGCACGCCCTGAACCGCCTCGACGTCACCACCGTCGACGAGCTGATCGACGCCATCGTGCGGCTCGTGGTGCGCGGCGCGCCCGCGATCGGCGCGGCCGGTGGTTATGGCGTCGCGCTCGCCATGGCGCAGGGCGAACGTGAGGGCTGGGACCGTGCGCGCCTTGACGCGGAGGTGGCCCGCGTGCGGGCGGCACGACCCACTGCCGTGAACCTGATGGTCTGCGTGGACCGGGTCGCCCCGCTCATCGACGCGGGTCTGCCGGCGGTGCTCGCCGAGGCGGACGCGATCGTGCGGGAGGACCTGGAGGCGAACCACGCGATGGGCGCGTTCGGCGCCGACTGGCTCCTCAAGCGCGTCCCCGCGGCCGCCGAGCGTCCGCTGCGGATCCTCACCCACTGCAACACGGGCGCGCTCGCCACGGCGGGCTGGGGCACGGCGCTCGGCGTCATACGCGAACTCCACGGCCGTGCCCGCCTGGAGACCGTGTACGCCGACGAGACCCGCCCCCTGCTGCAGGGCGCGCGGCTCACCGCGTGGGAGCTGGTGCAGGAGGGGATACCGCACTTCGTGCAGGCGGACGGCGCCGCAGCGGGGACGATCCTGCGGGGTGAGGTGGACGCGGCGATCGTCGGGGCGGACCGGATCGCGGCGAACGGCGACACGGCCAACAAGGTCGGCACGGTGGGGATCGCGCTGGCGTGCGCGCACGCGGGGATCCCGTTCGTGGTGGCAGCGCCGACGACGACGGTCGATCTCGCCACGGCGACGGGTTCGGACATCCACATCGAACTGCGGGGCGAGGACGAGGTGTTGGAGTGGGCGGGCGTCCGCACGGCACCGGCCGGCTCGCGCGGCCACAACCCCGCGTTCGACGTGACACCGGGTTCGCTGGTGACGGCGCTGGTGACGGAGCGGGGCGTGCGGGAGGTTTCGGCGGGCGAGTTGCCGGTGGGCGGGCTGAGCTAA
- the mtnC gene encoding acireductone synthase, whose translation MSVSFSAGSVDAVVLDIEGTTSATGFVVDVLYPYARERFGTLLASRGDEPEVARAVAQVRELAGEPDADAGRIEKILHGWVDEDRKATPLKTLQGILWAEGFARGELVSHFYPEVIGVLRGWAADGVRLYVYSSGSVAAQRAWFTYSPEGSLMELVSGFYDTENAGPKQEADSYRAISAAVGVPSGRTLFLSDRPGELDAAREAGWLTVGVRRAGEPYFAAGVGGHPEAFAFDEITVSASRSTA comes from the coding sequence GTGAGTGTCTCCTTCAGCGCGGGCTCCGTGGATGCCGTGGTGCTCGACATCGAGGGCACCACGAGCGCCACGGGGTTCGTGGTGGACGTGCTCTATCCGTACGCGCGCGAACGGTTCGGGACGCTCCTTGCCTCGCGGGGCGATGAGCCGGAGGTGGCGCGGGCCGTCGCGCAGGTGCGGGAGCTGGCCGGCGAGCCGGACGCCGATGCGGGACGGATCGAGAAGATCCTGCACGGCTGGGTGGACGAGGACCGCAAGGCGACGCCCCTGAAGACCCTCCAGGGGATCCTCTGGGCGGAGGGCTTCGCGCGCGGCGAGCTGGTCTCGCACTTCTACCCCGAGGTGATCGGGGTGCTGCGGGGGTGGGCGGCGGACGGAGTGCGGCTGTACGTCTACTCGTCCGGGTCGGTGGCCGCGCAGCGCGCGTGGTTCACGTACTCGCCCGAGGGGTCGTTGATGGAGCTCGTGAGTGGCTTCTACGACACCGAGAACGCGGGGCCCAAGCAGGAGGCGGACTCCTACCGGGCCATTTCGGCGGCCGTGGGCGTGCCTTCCGGTCGCACGCTCTTCCTGTCCGACCGGCCCGGTGAGCTGGACGCCGCGCGGGAGGCCGGGTGGCTGACGGTGGGCGTGCGGCGGGCCGGGGAGCCCTATTTCGCCGCCGGGGTCGGCGGGCATCCGGAGGCGTTCGCCTTCGACGAGATCACTGTTTCGGCTTCGAGGAGCACGGCATGA
- a CDS encoding BMP family ABC transporter substrate-binding protein, with product MSLSTRISLRITAATVGAVLLASGCNAAADKGGSDGDKGAKAFTLVTPDPVAQNEFLKLAVSGVKSAAKAQGAGTPKVFQSSDTSSRQQNVQSAVDSAPDVIVLVGFEFSDIAAQQAEAHPKQQFLLVDACTKKTYKNVTCAVFREHEAVYLAGAEAGLLTKSKKVGAVDVLDTPQFRRYSEPFAAGAKKVQPKAKSRTLFVGGQSPFNDAARAKDQAATLGSGGADQVMAAAAGGNTGVFQAAKSGGFKAYGVDANQCLTSPGDVVDNVLKKTDVAVEKGIAQILKGKGGSTVSYGLKEGGMSLTALEPGLADSKCLIADHKDVLKRVESLRDDIVAGKLKVNDPAA from the coding sequence ATGTCCCTCTCCACGCGCATATCCCTCAGGATCACCGCCGCCACCGTCGGTGCCGTCCTCCTCGCCTCCGGCTGCAACGCCGCCGCCGACAAGGGTGGCTCCGACGGCGACAAGGGCGCCAAGGCGTTCACGCTCGTCACGCCGGACCCCGTGGCCCAGAACGAGTTCCTCAAACTGGCCGTCTCCGGTGTGAAGTCGGCCGCGAAGGCGCAGGGCGCCGGGACGCCGAAGGTCTTCCAGAGCAGCGACACGTCCTCGCGGCAGCAGAACGTGCAGTCGGCCGTGGACTCCGCGCCCGACGTCATCGTGCTGGTCGGCTTCGAGTTCTCGGACATCGCGGCGCAGCAGGCCGAGGCGCACCCCAAGCAGCAGTTCCTGCTCGTCGACGCGTGCACGAAGAAGACGTACAAGAACGTCACCTGCGCGGTCTTCCGGGAGCACGAGGCGGTGTACCTCGCGGGCGCGGAGGCGGGTCTGCTCACCAAGAGCAAGAAGGTGGGCGCCGTCGACGTACTCGACACCCCGCAGTTCCGGCGCTACAGCGAGCCGTTCGCGGCCGGTGCGAAGAAGGTCCAGCCGAAGGCCAAGTCGCGCACGCTGTTCGTGGGCGGGCAGTCGCCGTTCAATGACGCCGCGCGCGCCAAGGACCAGGCGGCGACGCTCGGTTCGGGCGGGGCCGACCAGGTGATGGCGGCCGCGGCGGGCGGCAACACGGGCGTCTTCCAGGCGGCGAAGTCCGGTGGCTTCAAGGCGTACGGCGTGGACGCCAACCAGTGCCTGACGAGCCCCGGCGACGTCGTGGACAACGTACTCAAGAAGACCGATGTCGCCGTCGAGAAGGGCATCGCGCAGATCCTGAAGGGCAAGGGCGGCAGCACGGTGTCGTACGGCCTGAAGGAGGGCGGCATGTCGCTGACGGCGCTCGAGCCGGGGCTCGCGGACTCCAAGTGCCTGATCGCCGACCACAAGGACGTGCTCAAGCGTGTCGAGTCGCTGCGGGACGACATCGTCGCCGGGAAGCTGAAGGTCAATGACCCCGCGGCCTGA
- a CDS encoding ABC transporter permease, translating to MAVETQSPGTLGALGARVLRAPALHSVVAAVLVGALFLIGTGADPIGAYGSVVSGALGPDGIGSTLTTGTSIIGLAVALAIPMRAGLLNLGGDGQLVLGGIAAAATGLYSPLPAPLTVVAALLAGMAAGGAYAALAAVCQNRFGVPLLVSSLLLGYPAMSFASYLARFPLKEEGSSLPQTRRLPDGVELPAFGASTVTVGLVLVAVAAAVYLFADARTAAGYEVRMTGLNPRFAAYAGVDRPKLTLRLMALSGAVAGLVGAIGVLSFPYRFIDGSLTAAGHTWTGLTAALLAAAAPIGTALAALFFAALEVGGLAMERTTEVPRELTQVLQAVVIVFLAARLNLTWRRARKKPADTHDAKEVSVR from the coding sequence ATGGCCGTCGAGACGCAGTCCCCCGGCACATTGGGGGCGCTCGGCGCGCGCGTGCTTCGCGCGCCCGCCCTGCACTCCGTCGTCGCCGCCGTTCTCGTCGGCGCGCTCTTCCTCATCGGGACCGGGGCCGATCCCATCGGGGCGTACGGCTCCGTCGTCAGTGGGGCGCTCGGGCCCGACGGGATCGGGTCCACGCTGACCACCGGGACCAGCATCATCGGGCTCGCCGTCGCGCTCGCGATTCCGATGCGGGCCGGGCTGCTGAACCTCGGCGGGGACGGGCAGTTGGTGCTCGGCGGGATCGCGGCCGCCGCCACGGGGCTCTACTCGCCGCTGCCCGCGCCGCTCACCGTCGTCGCCGCGCTGCTCGCGGGGATGGCGGCCGGCGGCGCGTACGCCGCGCTCGCCGCGGTGTGCCAGAACCGGTTCGGCGTACCGCTGTTGGTCAGCAGTCTGCTGCTCGGGTATCCGGCCATGTCCTTCGCCTCCTATCTCGCGCGCTTCCCGCTCAAGGAGGAGGGGTCGAGCCTTCCGCAGACCCGGCGGCTGCCGGACGGGGTGGAGCTGCCCGCCTTCGGGGCCTCGACCGTGACCGTGGGCCTTGTGCTCGTGGCGGTCGCCGCCGCCGTGTACCTCTTCGCGGACGCCCGTACCGCCGCCGGTTACGAGGTCCGCATGACGGGGCTCAATCCGCGTTTCGCCGCGTACGCCGGGGTCGACCGGCCCAAGCTGACGCTGCGTCTGATGGCGCTGTCCGGCGCCGTCGCGGGCCTGGTCGGCGCGATCGGCGTGCTCAGCTTCCCGTACCGCTTCATCGACGGGTCGCTCACCGCCGCCGGACACACCTGGACCGGCCTCACCGCCGCCCTGCTCGCCGCCGCCGCGCCCATCGGGACCGCGCTCGCCGCGCTGTTCTTCGCCGCGCTCGAAGTGGGCGGGCTCGCCATGGAGCGGACCACGGAGGTGCCGCGCGAGCTGACCCAGGTCCTGCAGGCCGTCGTCATCGTCTTCCTCGCCGCCCGGCTGAATCTGACCTGGCGGCGCGCCAGGAAGAAGCCCGCCGACACGCATGATGCGAAGGAAGTGAGCGTGCGATGA
- a CDS encoding ABC transporter ATP-binding protein, which produces MTPRPESVKADTPAVELRGITKEFPGTLANDRVDLTVARGEIHALMGENGAGKSTLMSVLYGLQRPDAGQILLDGREVTFASPSEAIAAGLGMVHQSFKLFPSFTVAENVVYAAEPRRFGLTDRAEAVRRVGALAKEHGLAVDPAAKVGDLPVGVRQRVEILKLLYRGARTLILDEPTAVLTPAEADALFGVLRSLANDGRTVLLVTHKLREVMEGSDAVTVLRDGRVAARMRTSDTTADGIAAAMTGRAVELDRVHTSGTPGGQVLTVTALSTDAVHDVSLTVRAGEIVGVAGVAGNGQSELAEAITGLRPLTAGQVTLSGQDITEATAAGRRAAGLAYVPEDRTAVGTAPAATIAENLAMGHHRGHGLLRPSWLREHARVLIDRFGVKAASSRHTAGSLSGGNLQKLVIGRELAHESPLLIVEQPTRGVDIGAIQTIHDQLIAHRDAGHAILLVSAELSEIRGLSDRVLVMYEGRVAAEYARDDADEQTLGLAMAGGADANAATGPADDADGAAGNAPAEVAPRLRRDDGGDISPADAAVSLGGRSDGDPSVVPAPRESDDTAPVKEGP; this is translated from the coding sequence ATGACCCCGCGGCCTGAGTCCGTCAAGGCCGATACGCCCGCCGTCGAACTCCGCGGGATCACCAAGGAGTTCCCCGGCACGCTCGCCAACGACCGGGTGGATCTGACCGTCGCGCGCGGTGAGATCCACGCCCTGATGGGCGAGAACGGCGCGGGCAAGTCGACGCTGATGTCGGTGCTCTACGGCCTTCAGCGGCCGGACGCCGGGCAGATCCTGCTCGACGGGCGCGAGGTGACGTTCGCCAGTCCGAGCGAGGCGATCGCCGCCGGGCTCGGCATGGTGCACCAGAGCTTCAAGCTGTTCCCTTCCTTCACGGTCGCGGAGAACGTCGTGTACGCCGCCGAGCCGCGCCGCTTCGGTCTGACGGACCGGGCGGAGGCGGTGCGGCGTGTGGGTGCGCTCGCCAAGGAGCACGGGCTCGCGGTGGACCCGGCGGCGAAGGTCGGGGACCTGCCGGTCGGTGTGCGACAGCGCGTCGAAATCCTCAAACTCCTTTACCGGGGCGCCCGTACGCTCATCCTCGACGAGCCGACGGCGGTGCTGACCCCGGCGGAGGCCGACGCGCTGTTCGGCGTGCTGCGGTCTCTCGCGAACGACGGCCGCACGGTCCTCCTGGTCACCCACAAGCTCCGTGAGGTGATGGAGGGCAGCGACGCGGTGACGGTCCTGCGGGACGGCCGGGTGGCGGCGCGGATGCGCACCTCTGACACCACGGCGGACGGGATCGCGGCGGCGATGACGGGCCGCGCGGTCGAACTGGACCGGGTGCACACGTCGGGCACACCCGGCGGTCAAGTCCTTACTGTCACAGCCCTGAGCACGGACGCCGTCCATGACGTCTCGCTCACCGTGCGGGCCGGGGAGATCGTCGGCGTCGCGGGCGTGGCGGGCAACGGCCAGTCCGAACTGGCCGAGGCGATCACGGGCCTGCGTCCGCTCACCGCCGGCCAAGTCACCCTCTCCGGGCAGGACATCACCGAGGCGACGGCCGCGGGCCGCCGTGCGGCGGGTCTCGCGTACGTCCCCGAGGACCGCACGGCGGTCGGCACGGCACCGGCCGCGACGATCGCGGAGAACCTGGCCATGGGCCACCACCGGGGCCACGGCCTGCTCCGCCCGTCCTGGCTCCGCGAACATGCCCGCGTCCTGATCGACCGCTTCGGCGTCAAGGCGGCCTCGTCCCGGCACACGGCGGGCTCACTGTCCGGCGGCAACCTCCAGAAACTGGTGATCGGCCGCGAACTGGCCCATGAATCCCCCCTGTTGATCGTCGAACAGCCCACCCGAGGCGTCGACATCGGCGCCATCCAGACCATCCACGACCAGTTGATCGCCCACCGCGACGCGGGCCACGCGATCCTCCTGGTCTCCGCCGAACTCAGCGAGATCCGCGGCCTCTCGGACCGCGTCCTGGTGATGTACGAGGGCCGGGTGGCAGCGGAGTACGCCCGCGACGACGCGGACGAGCAGACGCTCGGCCTCGCGATGGCGGGCGGAGCAGACGCGAACGCGGCGACGGGCCCGGCGGACGACGCCGACGGCGCGGCGGGCAACGCCCCGGCAGAGGTGGCTCCTCGCTTGCGTCGTGATGATGGCGGCGATATCAGCCCGGCCGATGCCGCTGTCTCCCTCGGCGGCCGGTCCGATGGCGATCCCTCCGTCGTCCCCGCTCCGCGCGAGAGTGACGACACCGCGCCCGTGAAGGAGGGCCCCTGA
- the mtnB gene encoding methylthioribulose 1-phosphate dehydratase has protein sequence MSETTALDLEEAGAVLAAEAARFASFGWMRGTSGNLSVVLSRTPLQLAVTASGRDKGELTSVDVVLTDASGAALGPGRPSAEAALHARVARLTGAGAVVHVHTVASVAMGHRKPEGVVFRDLEMLKGLGHGTHEVSVTLPVIANSQDMAVLGDRLEAALSPGMPAVVVAGHGIYVWGADPREARHRTEVVEWLLELELTRG, from the coding sequence ATGAGCGAGACCACTGCGCTGGACCTGGAGGAGGCGGGCGCCGTCCTGGCCGCCGAGGCGGCGCGGTTCGCCTCGTTCGGGTGGATGCGGGGTACGTCAGGGAACCTGTCCGTGGTCCTCTCGCGTACGCCGCTGCAGCTTGCCGTGACGGCGAGCGGGCGGGACAAGGGTGAACTCACCTCTGTGGACGTGGTGTTGACGGACGCTTCGGGCGCCGCGCTCGGGCCGGGGCGGCCGTCGGCGGAGGCCGCGCTGCATGCGCGGGTGGCGCGGCTCACCGGGGCGGGGGCGGTCGTCCATGTCCACACGGTGGCGTCGGTGGCCATGGGGCACCGGAAGCCGGAGGGGGTGGTGTTCCGGGACCTGGAGATGCTGAAGGGGCTTGGGCACGGGACGCATGAGGTTTCCGTGACGCTGCCGGTGATTGCCAATAGCCAGGACATGGCGGTGCTGGGGGATCGGCTGGAGGCCGCGCTTTCGCCCGGGATGCCGGCGGTTGTTGTCGCCGGGCACGGGATCTACGTCTGGGGTGCGGATCCTCGCGAGGCGCGGCACCGTACGGAGGTCGTGGAGTGGCTCCTGGAGCTGGAGCTGACCCGGGGTTAG
- a CDS encoding acireductone dioxygenase, with translation MTLLTTWAESGPETVIRRTSDPAEIAAALAPVGVRYEQWPVREDVPADADSDTVFAAYRTEIDKLNAEEGFQTVDVVALHPSNDPEWPEKAKAARQKFLAEHTHDDDDEVRFFVAGAGIFYLHVGGEVHAVYCEKGDLLGVPRGTTHWFDMGTSPAFTAIRFFHEEDGWIGTFTGSPIADRFPDFDTIHAGYAA, from the coding sequence ATGACTCTCCTGACGACGTGGGCCGAGTCCGGCCCCGAGACCGTCATACGCCGCACATCGGACCCGGCCGAGATCGCCGCCGCACTCGCCCCCGTCGGCGTGCGCTACGAGCAGTGGCCGGTGCGCGAGGACGTGCCCGCCGACGCGGACAGCGACACGGTCTTCGCCGCGTACCGCACGGAGATCGACAAGCTCAACGCCGAAGAGGGCTTCCAGACGGTCGACGTGGTGGCACTGCACCCCAGCAACGACCCCGAGTGGCCCGAGAAGGCGAAGGCGGCCCGGCAGAAGTTCCTCGCCGAGCACACGCACGACGACGATGACGAGGTCCGGTTCTTCGTCGCGGGCGCCGGGATCTTCTACCTCCACGTCGGCGGCGAAGTGCACGCGGTCTACTGCGAGAAGGGCGACCTGCTCGGCGTTCCGCGCGGCACGACGCACTGGTTCGACATGGGCACCTCCCCCGCGTTCACCGCGATCCGCTTCTTCCACGAGGAGGACGGCTGGATCGGCACGTTCACCGGCAGCCCGATCGCCGACCGCTTCCCGGACTTCGACACGATCCACGCGGGGTACGCCGCGTGA
- a CDS encoding LLM class flavin-dependent oxidoreductase: MKFQVLSIIGHAPHPLTGQLPSPADRLADVIEVGVAAEELGYDAYAVGERHAGAFLSSSPTVVLGALAARTTRIKLLTGVTVVAILDPVRVAEDYATLDQISRGRIELVIGKGAEAGHFDLFGLDEERQWDLQKEKYELLRRLWSEENVDWEGEFRPALKNVTTVPRPYAGVPRVWHGSATSLNSPDLAARHGDPLFTANAIQPRAAYAKLIAHYRERFEAYGHDPARAHVAAGSGGLLIADSAEQAVARYRELYEAKVRQSFKPHLEGKAGYNTPFRTIEDAIADGPQLIGSPQQIIDKILGYHEVYGHDLQSITVDGFGLERAEQIETLQRFAEEIAPVVRRAAPSTLWDAV; encoded by the coding sequence ATGAAGTTCCAGGTACTGTCGATCATCGGTCATGCCCCGCACCCACTGACCGGCCAACTCCCCTCCCCCGCCGACCGGTTGGCCGATGTGATCGAGGTCGGTGTGGCCGCGGAGGAGCTCGGCTATGACGCGTACGCCGTCGGCGAGCGGCACGCGGGCGCCTTCCTGTCGTCGAGCCCGACGGTCGTGCTCGGCGCGCTGGCGGCGCGGACCACACGCATCAAGCTGCTCACCGGAGTCACCGTCGTCGCGATCCTCGACCCCGTGCGGGTCGCCGAGGACTATGCGACGCTCGATCAGATCTCGCGCGGGCGCATCGAGTTGGTCATCGGCAAGGGCGCGGAGGCGGGCCACTTCGACCTCTTCGGACTCGACGAGGAGCGGCAGTGGGATCTGCAGAAGGAGAAGTACGAGCTCCTTCGGCGGCTGTGGAGCGAGGAGAACGTCGACTGGGAGGGCGAGTTCAGGCCCGCCCTGAAGAACGTGACGACGGTGCCGCGTCCGTACGCGGGAGTGCCGCGGGTCTGGCACGGCTCGGCGACGTCCCTCAACTCCCCCGATCTGGCGGCCAGACACGGGGATCCGCTCTTCACCGCCAACGCCATCCAGCCGCGCGCCGCGTACGCGAAGCTGATCGCGCACTACCGCGAGCGGTTCGAGGCGTACGGACATGATCCGGCGCGCGCCCATGTCGCGGCGGGCTCGGGCGGTCTGCTCATCGCGGACTCGGCGGAGCAGGCGGTCGCGCGCTACCGCGAGCTGTACGAGGCGAAGGTGCGGCAGTCTTTCAAGCCACACCTGGAGGGCAAGGCGGGCTACAACACGCCCTTCCGCACCATCGAGGACGCCATCGCGGACGGGCCCCAGCTGATCGGCTCCCCGCAGCAGATCATCGACAAGATCCTCGGCTACCACGAGGTGTACGGCCATGACCTGCAGTCCATCACCGTGGACGGGTTCGGCCTGGAGCGGGCCGAACAGATCGAGACGCTGCAGCGGTTCGCCGAGGAGATCGCGCCGGTGGTGCGCAGGGCCGCGCCGTCCACGCTGTGGGACGCCGTGTGA